A stretch of the Saprospiraceae bacterium genome encodes the following:
- a CDS encoding DUF983 domain-containing protein — protein sequence MLFPNKSYFMDFSFKMHEKCPVCKESFNREPGFYYGAMFISYIFSGFFSLIFAGMLILIFKLDWQLSLFILCLVLIGSFVFWFKFSRSIWIHFFVDYKGDPESKDDELG from the coding sequence ATGCTGTTTCCAAACAAAAGTTATTTTATGGATTTTAGCTTTAAAATGCATGAAAAATGTCCTGTTTGTAAAGAGTCTTTTAACAGAGAACCCGGATTTTATTACGGTGCAATGTTTATTTCATATATTTTCTCTGGCTTTTTTAGTTTGATTTTTGCAGGGATGCTCATACTTATTTTCAAATTAGATTGGCAACTTAGCTTGTTTATACTTTGTTTAGTGTTGATTGGTAGCTTTGTATTCTGGTTTAAATTCTCTCGGTCTATCTGGATTCATTTTTTTGTGGATTATAAAGGAGACCCGGAATCCAAGGACGATGAGCTTGGTTGA
- a CDS encoding DUF2207 domain-containing protein: MRHISFYVLIVLFSFVNSYAQEFYYIPNYRVEIKVLKDGSLDITETIQAQFTKPRHGLLVDKPLKYKVDTKTSGEWLDQFFPHELFIEDIRVDQHNFEVQRMGTGIRIKIGDADKFVEGTQVYKIQYKIWNGLLHNNGKTELYWNLIGDHWNTEIRKLDFKIEIPKGINLTSSDYEIRTGAYGSSEQAGVINYNNGVFEGYSTETLGNGKAMTVAIRMPEGIIQTYSKTNLWFYHFKYLLLPFMMLVSFFYAWWKHGRDTKLADMVAYMPPKDMDSALAGYAIDIRSDKRDALSLIPYFGSIGYLKIEHIKKKGFFEEDQITFIKLKSLPSNAAPHQRMFFEGLFAGKDRVSLESLKDSFYVTLQNTLQSIKDSVLNSDYFTRKSVSIYWTAMWSIILAAILNAAFCFFAGRFVFLGFTILLAVVLILIAFILLKRSQKGDEEFKEIKGFRKFIKLAEKSKLEFLIKEDPSYFDKTLPYAIAFNCVDEWCDKFNGIQMQAPTWYSSNVPFYNSSGVWNMSNFSETMSSSLSEMRSVMSSQPSSSGSSSGGGGSFSGGGFGGGGGSSW; encoded by the coding sequence ATGCGTCATATATCTTTTTATGTATTAATTGTTTTATTCTCTTTTGTAAATTCATATGCTCAGGAATTTTATTACATCCCAAACTACCGGGTTGAAATAAAGGTTTTAAAAGACGGCAGCCTGGATATTACTGAAACCATTCAGGCCCAATTTACTAAACCCCGGCATGGCCTTTTAGTAGACAAACCTTTAAAATACAAAGTTGATACTAAGACTTCCGGTGAATGGCTGGATCAATTTTTTCCACATGAATTGTTTATTGAAGACATCCGTGTTGATCAGCACAATTTTGAAGTTCAACGCATGGGAACCGGCATCCGGATTAAAATTGGGGATGCTGATAAATTTGTTGAAGGCACACAAGTTTATAAAATTCAATATAAAATCTGGAATGGTTTATTGCATAACAATGGAAAAACAGAGCTGTATTGGAATCTGATTGGTGATCATTGGAATACCGAAATCAGAAAGCTTGATTTTAAAATTGAAATTCCTAAAGGAATAAATTTGACTTCTTCTGATTATGAAATCAGAACAGGAGCTTATGGTTCCAGTGAACAGGCTGGAGTTATTAATTATAATAATGGAGTCTTTGAAGGATATAGCACTGAAACGCTGGGCAACGGAAAAGCAATGACCGTTGCAATCCGTATGCCGGAAGGCATCATTCAAACCTATTCCAAAACCAATTTATGGTTTTACCATTTTAAATACTTGTTGCTTCCGTTTATGATGTTGGTTAGTTTTTTCTATGCCTGGTGGAAACATGGGCGAGATACTAAATTAGCTGATATGGTAGCCTATATGCCTCCAAAAGACATGGATTCTGCATTAGCAGGGTACGCCATTGATATCCGGTCTGATAAGCGGGATGCGCTGTCTTTGATTCCGTATTTTGGATCCATAGGTTATTTAAAGATTGAACACATAAAAAAGAAAGGATTCTTTGAGGAGGATCAGATTACATTTATAAAATTAAAATCGCTTCCTTCAAATGCAGCTCCACACCAAAGAATGTTTTTTGAAGGACTCTTTGCTGGAAAGGACCGGGTTAGCTTAGAAAGTTTAAAAGATAGTTTTTACGTTACCCTTCAAAACACTCTTCAATCCATTAAGGATTCGGTTCTAAATTCTGATTATTTTACACGAAAATCGGTAAGTATTTATTGGACAGCCATGTGGTCTATTATTCTGGCTGCCATCTTGAATGCGGCATTCTGTTTTTTTGCAGGACGGTTCGTTTTTCTTGGATTTACAATTTTACTCGCTGTCGTATTAATACTTATAGCCTTTATTTTGTTAAAAAGATCCCAAAAAGGAGATGAAGAATTTAAAGAAATCAAAGGTTTTAGAAAATTTATAAAGCTTGCTGAAAAATCCAAACTTGAATTTTTAATAAAAGAAGACCCATCGTATTTTGACAAAACGCTCCCTTATGCTATTGCATTTAATTGTGTTGATGAATGGTGTGACAAATTTAATGGAATCCAAATGCAAGCCCCTACCTGGTATTCTTCAAATGTACCTTTTTACAATTCATCCGGTGTTTGGAATATGTCTAACTTTTCTGAAACGATGTCTTCGTCATTAAGTGAAATGCGGTCAGTCATGTCCAGTCAACCATCATCCAGCGGATCTTCTTCAGGAGGAGGAGGTTCTTTTTCAGGAGGTGGATTTGGCGGAGGAGGTGGCAGCAGTTGGTAA
- a CDS encoding LemA family protein: MIYLIIVIVIALLTVFIYNGLVSSKNAVMDSWSNIDVALKRRFDLIPNLVNTVKGYAAHESGTLEKVIAARNAAMNVPKGDINGQIAADHTLTASLRQVFALAENYPDLKANTNFLQLQDKLNEIESNLENARRYYNATVRENNNKVEGFPGVLFASSFGFHTFDFFESDEQSRQNVNVQF, from the coding sequence ATGATTTATTTAATTATCGTAATTGTCATAGCACTTCTTACCGTATTTATTTATAACGGATTGGTAAGCTCAAAAAATGCAGTCATGGACTCCTGGAGCAATATTGATGTTGCATTAAAAAGACGTTTTGACTTAATTCCAAATTTGGTAAATACCGTAAAAGGATACGCAGCCCATGAATCCGGGACGCTTGAAAAAGTGATTGCAGCCCGGAATGCAGCAATGAATGTACCTAAAGGGGATATCAATGGTCAAATTGCAGCGGATCATACATTAACTGCAAGCTTACGCCAGGTTTTTGCATTAGCAGAAAATTACCCTGATTTAAAGGCCAACACCAACTTTTTACAGTTACAGGATAAATTGAATGAAATTGAATCAAATCTTGAAAATGCACGTCGCTATTACAATGCAACGGTACGTGAAAACAATAATAAAGTGGAGGGTTTTCCAGGTGTATTGTTCGCGAGTAGTTTTGGCTTTCATACATTTGACTTCTTTGAATCAGATGAACAAAGTCGTCAAAATGTGAATGTTCAATTTTAA
- a CDS encoding TonB-dependent receptor — translation MRLILGLLFSWIFSDFVYSQECTLRLSGKIIDPHHNSSLEFASVYIEETGQYGETDSAGAYEILKLCPGEYHLTIRHIGCETKSMFIELNESKVLNIEMEHHAYYLQSITIQDHRNRNESTTQNTLKTNELLKDSGKPLSSMLENISGVYSIKNGSGIAKPVIHGLTGNRVSILNNGVLQAGQQWGADHAPEIDPLSAKQITVIKGVDAIPYGGNGLGGIILTESGPVDQDPHVHGTALVHYQSNGQGMYSGIRIEQARKHFDWRFTGSLKINGDHSSPNYFLSNTGNREAGSSLEWIRKIHTYKQHKLYYSFFYSAPGILRGSHIGNLTDLESAIHAETPFFTKDHFSYSIESPRQKIEHHLLKWNYQHNNSNKLLEIQAASQINHRREYDVRRGSRSDIPALDLLLQSYTLDIKQRLQLAHDVLYYGLQAKLNTNQNQAGTGILPLIPNYQLYNGAVFLNWKHPWANNIVELGVRYDLIHQLAHPYSLSLPRIILNESATFHNISSAFGIRRNIIDAWEIRLNAGYTKRSPEINERYSFGLHQAVAGIEEGNRNLRPENAFKGILTQSINITEHFNLEWSSYFQYINDFIFLEPQKELRLTIRGAFPLFIYKQTDALISGMDFLTRYEFATNWQLVVQAAILKGRDLNQNINLVSMPSNSLSASLSYQMNSLWKCKNVKISLKAKQVFKPNSSENNQELLAPPNAYFLLNPGIETEFKVFTKNFKLQFLVENMLNTSYRDYLNRLRYFADEEGISLNFNLKMNF, via the coding sequence ATGAGACTTATTCTAGGGCTATTATTTAGTTGGATCTTTTCTGATTTCGTTTATTCACAGGAATGTACGCTTCGTCTTTCGGGAAAAATTATTGACCCTCATCATAATTCAAGTTTGGAATTTGCTTCCGTTTATATAGAAGAAACGGGACAATATGGTGAAACCGATTCAGCAGGAGCATATGAAATCCTGAAACTTTGTCCAGGTGAATACCATCTGACCATTCGACATATAGGATGTGAAACAAAATCCATGTTTATCGAACTGAATGAATCAAAAGTTTTAAACATTGAAATGGAACATCATGCCTATTATTTACAAAGCATCACCATTCAAGACCACAGAAACAGAAATGAGTCGACTACCCAGAATACTTTAAAAACAAATGAATTATTAAAAGACAGTGGCAAGCCCTTATCAAGCATGCTTGAAAATATTTCAGGAGTCTATTCAATTAAAAATGGCTCTGGAATTGCAAAGCCGGTTATTCATGGTTTAACCGGCAATCGCGTAAGCATATTAAATAATGGAGTTTTACAGGCTGGACAACAATGGGGTGCCGATCATGCTCCCGAAATTGATCCACTGAGTGCGAAGCAAATCACCGTAATAAAGGGTGTAGATGCCATTCCTTATGGAGGGAATGGTTTAGGAGGAATTATATTGACTGAAAGTGGCCCGGTGGATCAAGATCCACATGTTCATGGAACTGCATTGGTGCATTACCAATCCAACGGACAAGGAATGTATAGTGGGATTCGAATTGAGCAAGCCCGCAAGCATTTTGACTGGAGATTCACCGGGTCATTAAAAATTAATGGGGATCATTCAAGCCCGAATTACTTCTTAAGCAACACAGGAAATCGGGAAGCAGGCAGTTCGCTGGAGTGGATCAGAAAAATACACACGTATAAGCAGCACAAACTTTACTACAGTTTTTTTTATTCTGCACCTGGAATTTTAAGAGGATCTCATATCGGAAATTTAACCGATCTTGAATCTGCTATTCATGCTGAGACCCCCTTTTTTACCAAAGACCATTTCAGTTATTCAATTGAATCTCCAAGACAAAAAATTGAACATCATTTATTAAAATGGAATTATCAGCACAATAATTCAAATAAACTTCTTGAAATTCAAGCTGCAAGCCAAATCAATCATAGAAGAGAATATGATGTTAGGCGTGGATCAAGATCCGATATCCCTGCATTGGATCTGCTATTGCAATCCTATACTTTGGATATTAAACAACGATTACAATTAGCTCATGATGTACTTTATTATGGTTTGCAAGCGAAACTCAACACAAACCAAAACCAAGCAGGAACTGGAATTTTGCCATTAATCCCAAATTATCAGCTATACAATGGCGCGGTTTTTTTAAATTGGAAACATCCATGGGCAAATAACATTGTTGAACTAGGTGTACGATATGATCTAATTCATCAGCTAGCCCATCCTTATTCATTGAGTTTACCAAGGATCATCTTAAATGAATCTGCTACCTTTCACAATATTTCATCTGCTTTTGGAATTCGACGGAATATTATTGACGCCTGGGAAATCCGTTTAAATGCCGGCTATACAAAACGTTCCCCAGAAATCAATGAGCGGTATAGCTTTGGTTTGCACCAGGCCGTCGCTGGCATTGAAGAAGGCAACAGGAATTTAAGACCTGAAAACGCGTTCAAAGGAATCTTAACCCAATCCATAAATATTACAGAGCACTTCAATTTAGAATGGAGTAGTTATTTTCAATATATAAATGACTTTATATTTCTGGAACCTCAAAAGGAACTTCGATTGACCATTCGGGGAGCATTCCCATTATTTATTTATAAACAAACTGATGCACTAATTTCCGGAATGGATTTTTTAACACGATACGAATTTGCAACAAACTGGCAATTGGTAGTTCAGGCTGCCATTTTGAAAGGCCGTGATTTAAATCAAAATATTAACTTAGTTTCTATGCCTTCCAATAGTTTGAGTGCTTCATTGAGTTACCAAATGAATTCCTTGTGGAAATGCAAGAATGTCAAAATCTCCTTAAAGGCTAAGCAAGTATTTAAACCAAATTCCTCCGAAAATAATCAAGAACTTTTAGCACCTCCAAATGCTTACTTCCTTTTGAATCCTGGAATTGAAACTGAGTTCAAAGTATTTACAAAGAATTTCAAATTGCAGTTTTTGGTAGAAAACATGCTGAACACTTCATACCGGGACTACCTCAATCGCCTTCGTTATTTTGCTGATGAAGAGGGTATTAGCTTAAATTTCAACCTTAAAATGAATTTTTAA
- a CDS encoding type 1 periplasmic binding fold superfamily protein, with product MKNQLNYLIGICLFTLSFCIVSCSDDDTPVNESELITTVEFVLKTQNGSDSLVFSFRDLDGDGGNPPVIIAPKLKSNTTYLTSLKLSNESSSPVINITDEIISEATDHQFFYTPSGQANLQFTYLDFDGNAYPVGTKTNMVTGNPGTGSLKITLKHMPDKKASGVQNGDVTNSGGETDIELTFDIVVE from the coding sequence ATGAAAAATCAATTAAACTATCTAATAGGTATTTGTCTTTTTACTTTAAGCTTTTGCATTGTTTCTTGTTCAGATGATGATACCCCGGTAAATGAATCGGAGCTCATTACAACAGTGGAATTCGTTTTAAAAACCCAAAATGGTTCTGATTCATTAGTATTTAGTTTTAGAGATTTAGATGGCGATGGCGGAAATCCACCTGTCATTATTGCGCCTAAATTAAAATCAAATACTACTTATCTGACAAGCTTGAAATTATCGAACGAATCTAGCTCCCCCGTTATAAACATTACAGACGAAATTATTTCAGAAGCCACTGATCATCAGTTTTTTTACACACCTAGTGGTCAGGCAAATTTACAATTTACATATCTTGATTTTGATGGTAACGCTTATCCCGTCGGTACAAAAACAAACATGGTCACTGGAAACCCAGGTACTGGAAGTTTGAAAATTACTTTGAAACACATGCCAGATAAGAAAGCAAGCGGAGTTCAAAATGGAGACGTCACAAACTCTGGTGGAGAAACGGATATTGAATTGACATTTGATATCGTTGTAGAATAG
- a CDS encoding T9SS type A sorting domain-containing protein yields the protein MKATYLWLSACIWLIGNGVLYANTPLSFYLECPPSVTVYCYDDVSNLDKWGIAYVWENYKKKPAPPPVKVVYNTNACGIGTIIRYWEVEDPHWVIQKCSQTITVIGGTNFTSADITWPPAYTIDGCNPSTDPRVLPYPYNYPTFNKLKCAQPMYSYKDTKYTVSDGCMKILRDWKVIDWCQYKPNTYPPVGQWTYTQVIKLIVSDSTAKLICPLDTIIQSTMDCKGAYVKLDSAKAISKCGFLLSIKNNSPYSKSKGPDASGDYPLGTTEFYYTAEYGCGKEIKCKVKVTVKNKIGPVPYCLNGLIVALMPVDTNKDGTPDDGMIAVWAKDFNLGSYHPCGYKKLTYSFSSDTTIKSRIFTCADLGKNEVQMWVTDSLGNQSFCKTYLEVQNNSAQIPDCKRKDSITTTITVSGLVTDDQNQNLSDVKTVLKMKSAYKIIPSLIPVIKTWYDTIVRPSGLKLYIRHTDTTYVTEYDTISSQWSKELFSASNGSYKFGDLIKGQDYYLSLNKRELAYKGIDINDLIVLLKHISGTQPITNTYKLIAADINSDGAINQMDFDLLYDVVSGAVPYESLPFHWRFVRKAFVFTNPLNPFLNNFDQAFEIPAISKSLLNVDYMAIRVGELDGITKGVINIQLQDRNAKPENHLVDFQVVNLFPNPFRDQPVNFQLELMRPATLTVSWYNVAGKLIVQNVRSFDKGLQFWEQDLQFAKASGILFYKITDGQHVKYGKLSHSE from the coding sequence ATGAAAGCTACCTATTTGTGGCTAAGTGCTTGCATTTGGCTGATTGGAAATGGCGTATTGTACGCTAACACCCCTTTAAGTTTTTACCTGGAATGTCCACCATCTGTGACCGTATATTGTTATGACGACGTCAGTAATTTGGATAAGTGGGGAATTGCTTATGTCTGGGAGAATTACAAGAAAAAACCAGCACCTCCACCTGTTAAAGTCGTTTACAATACCAATGCTTGTGGAATTGGAACCATCATTCGTTATTGGGAAGTAGAAGATCCGCATTGGGTCATTCAGAAATGTTCTCAAACAATCACGGTTATTGGGGGTACAAATTTTACTTCCGCAGATATTACCTGGCCACCGGCTTACACAATTGATGGTTGTAATCCGAGTACCGATCCCCGTGTATTACCGTACCCTTACAATTATCCTACTTTTAACAAATTGAAATGTGCGCAACCCATGTATTCATATAAGGATACTAAATATACTGTATCTGATGGTTGTATGAAAATACTCAGAGATTGGAAAGTTATAGACTGGTGCCAATATAAACCGAATACCTATCCACCAGTTGGTCAATGGACTTATACACAAGTTATCAAATTAATTGTGAGTGATTCAACAGCAAAACTAATTTGTCCATTAGACACTATCATTCAATCTACAATGGATTGCAAAGGTGCTTATGTTAAATTGGATTCTGCTAAAGCAATATCAAAATGTGGATTTTTACTTAGTATAAAAAACAATTCACCGTATTCAAAGAGTAAAGGCCCTGATGCCAGTGGAGATTATCCATTGGGAACCACTGAATTTTATTATACTGCTGAATATGGTTGCGGTAAAGAGATTAAATGTAAAGTAAAGGTTACTGTTAAAAATAAAATCGGACCTGTCCCATATTGTTTAAATGGATTAATTGTTGCCTTAATGCCAGTTGATACCAACAAAGACGGTACGCCGGATGATGGTATGATTGCAGTTTGGGCTAAAGATTTTAATTTAGGGTCGTATCATCCGTGCGGATACAAAAAACTCACATATTCTTTTTCATCAGATACTACCATTAAATCCAGAATATTTACCTGTGCAGATTTAGGAAAGAATGAAGTTCAGATGTGGGTTACAGATTCATTGGGAAACCAATCCTTTTGTAAAACCTATTTGGAAGTTCAAAACAACAGTGCACAAATACCTGACTGCAAGCGAAAAGACAGTATCACAACAACGATCACCGTTTCTGGTTTGGTGACTGATGATCAAAATCAGAATCTGAGTGATGTAAAAACCGTTCTAAAAATGAAGTCAGCTTATAAAATCATTCCAAGCTTGATTCCTGTGATTAAAACCTGGTATGATACTATTGTTCGTCCCAGCGGATTGAAATTATACATCCGACATACAGATACAACTTATGTTACGGAGTATGATACGATAAGTAGTCAATGGTCTAAAGAATTATTTTCTGCTTCAAATGGAAGCTATAAATTTGGAGATTTAATAAAGGGCCAGGATTATTATTTAAGCCTTAACAAAAGGGAGTTAGCGTATAAAGGCATTGACATCAATGACCTGATTGTTTTATTAAAGCATATTTCTGGTACACAGCCTATAACGAATACATACAAATTAATAGCTGCGGATATCAATAGCGATGGTGCAATCAATCAAATGGATTTCGACCTTTTGTATGATGTGGTATCAGGAGCAGTTCCGTATGAAAGTTTGCCATTTCATTGGCGTTTTGTGAGAAAGGCATTTGTATTTACAAATCCATTAAATCCATTTTTAAATAATTTTGATCAGGCTTTTGAAATTCCGGCAATTTCTAAATCACTGCTTAATGTGGATTATATGGCGATCCGGGTAGGGGAGTTGGATGGTATTACAAAAGGAGTTATTAATATTCAATTACAAGATAGAAATGCTAAACCAGAAAACCATTTAGTCGATTTTCAAGTGGTAAATTTATTTCCGAATCCTTTCCGGGATCAACCGGTTAATTTTCAATTAGAATTGATGCGACCTGCAACATTAACTGTAAGTTGGTATAATGTGGCAGGAAAATTGATAGTACAAAATGTCCGCTCTTTCGACAAAGGCCTCCAGTTTTGGGAGCAAGATTTACAATTTGCCAAGGCATCAGGAATTTTATTTTATAAAATAACTGATGGCCAACATGTAAAATATGGAAAGCTAAGTCATTCAGAATAA
- a CDS encoding type II toxin-antitoxin system RelE/ParE family toxin — protein MVRLNWTPRSLNDLDSIAEFISEDSVKYAKIQVKRIRNKARIIKDHIYIGRLVPEYNDPSIRELIMGNYRIIYKIFSTIEIDILTIHHSARMLKL, from the coding sequence ATGGTTCGTTTAAATTGGACTCCCAGGTCCCTTAACGATTTAGACTCCATCGCAGAATTCATTTCAGAAGACTCAGTTAAATATGCTAAAATTCAAGTAAAACGAATTCGCAACAAAGCAAGAATTATTAAAGACCACATTTACATTGGGAGGCTTGTTCCCGAATATAATGACCCTTCAATAAGAGAATTAATTATGGGAAACTATAGGATCATCTATAAGATATTTTCAACTATTGAAATTGATATTTTGACTATCCATCACTCGGCTAGAATGCTTAAACTCTGA
- a CDS encoding OmpA family protein, translating into MKQIIHLFLFLFLGTRLLAQSDPKALVENYQKLDHDEAVRCILIDKQNYKWLGTDKGLYKMISMDLDPELIEKDSITGLAEDKRAKIWFGNRSQQVQTTDHLQNIILEQSKAEIRCMAYYKGDLWVGTEQGVFKISDDQDKVLNHYTIKNSKLPNNTINSMYADPYNRLWIGTDAGIAKIENKDWDVYEKQHHFTGAISTTEGVWLLSEDKMWLVYSEDGRERWQDGAVKRGLSKGPVRALVSDSKGRIYVASEILVQFDPYKEIALQIDEDYGFVSSQTLSLACDKNDDLWVGTADRGLFRIDMLDGEEQKFNVIAYSKGEIKCQGAKTAEIIVIAKGGKTPYSYNWNIPGLKGSKNDSLGAGNYQITVNDAEGEEYVANIQIKEPDAIQISTLSKSGVSELNRKDGKASIEITGGTAPYKVLWSNGRTSLSNSNLPAGKNTIKVIDQNNCVVTGSIVIDQPKVIADLDRKKLSIGQTLQINQLFFTADSSVINPESYAVLDEIYEFLSKNNDVVVEIGGHTNGIPPHEYCDRLSTARAKNVAEYLREKGILAEQVQFKGYGKRVPIASNETAAGRLKNQRVELKIISMK; encoded by the coding sequence ATGAAACAAATCATTCATTTATTTCTATTTCTCTTCCTAGGAACCAGGTTATTGGCTCAATCAGATCCAAAAGCATTGGTAGAAAATTACCAAAAATTGGATCATGATGAGGCCGTACGATGCATTCTTATTGATAAGCAAAATTATAAATGGCTGGGGACCGATAAAGGACTTTATAAAATGATTTCCATGGATTTAGATCCTGAACTAATTGAAAAAGATTCTATAACAGGATTGGCTGAAGACAAAAGGGCTAAAATATGGTTTGGGAATCGCTCTCAACAAGTACAAACTACCGATCATCTTCAAAATATCATTTTAGAACAAAGCAAAGCTGAAATTCGGTGTATGGCTTATTATAAAGGCGATCTTTGGGTAGGTACCGAACAAGGGGTCTTCAAAATATCAGACGATCAAGACAAAGTTTTAAATCATTACACAATTAAAAATTCCAAGCTTCCAAACAATACAATAAATAGTATGTACGCTGATCCATACAATCGATTATGGATCGGTACAGATGCAGGAATTGCAAAGATTGAAAATAAAGATTGGGATGTCTATGAAAAGCAACACCACTTTACGGGCGCCATTTCAACCACAGAAGGAGTTTGGTTACTCTCAGAAGATAAAATGTGGTTGGTCTATTCTGAAGATGGAAGAGAGCGCTGGCAAGATGGAGCTGTAAAAAGAGGATTAAGTAAAGGACCGGTACGTGCATTGGTATCTGATAGCAAAGGGAGAATTTATGTGGCTTCTGAAATATTGGTCCAGTTTGATCCCTATAAAGAAATCGCATTGCAAATTGATGAAGATTATGGTTTTGTCTCTTCACAAACGCTTTCATTGGCATGTGATAAAAACGATGATTTATGGGTTGGAACGGCAGATCGCGGATTGTTTCGAATCGATATGCTGGATGGCGAAGAGCAAAAATTTAATGTCATTGCCTATAGTAAAGGTGAAATTAAATGTCAGGGAGCAAAAACTGCTGAGATCATTGTGATAGCCAAAGGGGGCAAAACTCCTTATTCATATAATTGGAATATACCAGGACTTAAAGGTTCTAAAAACGATAGCCTGGGTGCTGGAAATTATCAAATCACTGTCAATGATGCTGAAGGAGAAGAATATGTTGCTAACATCCAAATTAAAGAACCGGATGCCATTCAAATTTCTACGCTGAGTAAATCTGGAGTTAGTGAATTAAATCGAAAGGATGGAAAAGCAAGTATTGAAATTACCGGAGGAACAGCACCTTATAAAGTACTTTGGTCTAATGGAAGGACGAGCCTAAGCAATTCAAATTTACCAGCTGGAAAGAACACCATAAAAGTTATTGACCAAAACAATTGTGTTGTCACTGGAAGCATTGTGATAGACCAACCTAAAGTGATCGCAGATTTAGATCGTAAAAAATTATCAATAGGCCAAACATTACAAATCAATCAATTATTCTTCACCGCTGACTCTTCGGTAATCAATCCGGAATCTTATGCGGTATTGGATGAGATTTATGAATTCTTATCCAAAAACAATGATGTGGTGGTAGAAATTGGTGGGCATACCAACGGCATTCCTCCGCATGAATATTGTGATCGCCTCAGTACTGCACGGGCAAAAAATGTTGCTGAATACTTACGAGAAAAAGGGATACTTGCTGAACAAGTTCAATTTAAAGGATATGGAAAAAGGGTACCAATCGCAAGCAATGAAACAGCTGCAGGCCGTCTTAAAAATCAACGCGTTGAATTGAAAATAATCTCTATGAAATAG